A window of Tautonia plasticadhaerens contains these coding sequences:
- a CDS encoding sulfatase codes for MNASSLVPLLLLASAGPPGDEARPNVVFILADDLGVMDVEPYNPETFYDTPNLCRLASRSMRFTAGYAANPVCSPTRYSIMTGKYPTRVGATNWFSGVREARFRGAPLNDRMPLEEVTLAEAMRDGGYRTAFLGKWHLGPTEEFWPEHQGFEVNVGGARAGSPPGGYFAPYDNPRMESGPEGEYLTDRLADEAAALIERFREEPFLVYLSFHSVHTPLQAPEDRTEPYREEAAWLGVDDASRFAPVEQVWPDAGPREVRVVQDHPTYAAMVSSMDRAVGVVLDKLDELGLADETIVCFTSDNGGLSTSEGSPTSNLPYRGGKGWVYEGGIREPFLIAWPGVTDGGGTCDVPVISTDFYPTLLDIAGLPGRPEQTLDGVSLAPVLTGAADALDRDALFWHYPHYSNQGGFPGGAIREGDLKLIERFEDGRVNLYDLASDPGERLDLAAERPEVVDRLRDRLHRWYEEVGAEFLRAREVGPEPWRP; via the coding sequence ATGAACGCGTCGAGCCTGGTCCCCCTGCTCCTCCTCGCGTCCGCCGGGCCGCCCGGGGACGAAGCCCGTCCGAACGTGGTGTTCATCCTGGCGGACGACCTCGGCGTGATGGACGTCGAGCCGTACAATCCGGAGACTTTCTACGACACGCCGAACCTCTGCCGGCTGGCCTCCCGGTCGATGCGATTCACCGCAGGATACGCGGCGAACCCGGTCTGCAGCCCGACCCGATACAGCATCATGACCGGCAAGTACCCGACCCGGGTCGGGGCCACCAACTGGTTCTCCGGCGTCCGCGAGGCCCGGTTCCGGGGCGCCCCGCTGAACGACCGGATGCCGCTGGAGGAGGTCACCCTCGCCGAGGCGATGAGGGACGGCGGCTATCGGACCGCCTTCCTCGGCAAGTGGCACCTCGGGCCGACCGAGGAGTTCTGGCCGGAGCACCAGGGGTTCGAGGTCAACGTCGGCGGGGCCCGCGCCGGGTCCCCGCCTGGGGGGTATTTCGCCCCGTACGACAACCCCAGGATGGAGAGCGGCCCCGAGGGGGAATACCTCACCGACCGGCTCGCCGACGAGGCAGCCGCCCTCATCGAGCGGTTCCGGGAAGAGCCGTTCCTCGTCTACCTCTCCTTCCACTCGGTCCACACCCCGCTCCAGGCGCCGGAGGACCGGACCGAGCCCTACCGCGAGGAGGCGGCATGGTTGGGGGTCGACGACGCCTCCCGGTTCGCCCCCGTGGAACAGGTCTGGCCGGACGCGGGTCCCCGGGAGGTCCGGGTCGTCCAGGACCACCCGACGTATGCGGCGATGGTGTCGAGCATGGACCGGGCCGTCGGGGTCGTCCTGGACAAACTCGACGAACTGGGCCTGGCCGACGAGACGATCGTCTGCTTCACGTCCGACAACGGCGGCCTGTCGACCTCGGAGGGCTCACCCACCTCGAACCTCCCCTACCGGGGGGGCAAGGGATGGGTGTATGAGGGGGGCATCCGGGAGCCGTTCCTGATCGCCTGGCCGGGCGTCACCGACGGCGGCGGCACCTGCGACGTGCCGGTGATCAGCACCGACTTCTACCCCACCCTGCTCGACATCGCCGGCTTGCCCGGGAGGCCGGAGCAGACGCTCGACGGCGTCAGCCTCGCCCCCGTGCTCACGGGGGCGGCCGACGCACTCGACCGCGACGCCCTGTTCTGGCACTACCCGCACTACTCGAACCAGGGCGGCTTCCCCGGCGGGGCGATCCGAGAGGGGGACCTGAAGCTGATCGAGCGGTTCGAGGACGGCCGCGTCAATCTCTACGACCTCGCCTCGGATCCCGGCGAGCGGCTCGACCTGGCGGCCGAACGCCCCGAGGTGGTCGATCGCCTCCGGGATCGGCTCCATCGCTGGTACGAGGAGGTCGGCGCCGAGTTCCTCCGGGCCCGGGAGGTAGGCCCCGAGCCCTGGCGACCCTGA